The region GTAAATCCACGTCAAGGCGGCCAACACTGTCGCCAAAGAGCCGTAGAGTCCTTCGTAGGGCACTTCCGCCAGAAACCAAGCAAATAGGTATTTGGCCAATTCGTAGAGGAAACCTGCCGTGATCGCTCCAGGGATTGTTTCGCGGAGAGTAACACGCGTGTTGGGCATGACCTTGTAAACCAGCGCAAACAGTGATGTCGTTAGCAACAGGCCGACCACGCCGAACAGAACCCGCCACATGGTGCCGTTGGCCGCGATGACCGGATTGATTTTCGAGGCTTCAGCATGGATCACGGCGAGCACAGCCGTCGCCATCGCCGAGGCAAACAGCAGTCCGCCTACGCCGATCATCAATGCCAGCGAGACCAGTCGTCCGTGTAGAAACGGCCGACAAGGAATTCGCCAAATTCGACTGGTGGCTTGCTCGATAATGGAGCAGGCCCACGAAGCCGCCCACAGCAGAATCACAACACAGGTGATGATTTCACCAGATGACGGACGTGGCACACTGAGCAGGTACTCCACCAGTGAATCCTGCGCCCCCTTTGGGACCATGAGGATCAACATTTCCAGCGCGTAGTTCCTGATGTGCGACAAGGAGGGAAACCGATTGCCCAAATCAATGACCAGAAATAGGAGCGGAAAGAGCGCCAGCATCACAAAGTATGAGATAGCCGCGGCTGACGAAGGCAAGTGGTTCTTGAGAAATTCGACAAAGGTTTTCCCCACCAATCGGTGTGTTGGGATACTACGGCGGATCACGGTAGCAACTTCTTGAGCGCCGTGTTTGAGCGACACAGATAATCGTTCCTGTTCCGCTTCCATTAACGGGGCGAATTATAACATACGAACACGGCTTGGGAAGTGAAGGTAAACGCCTCAGCGCCAATCGCTCTATTGCAGGCTGGCCGTGAAGGTCACCGGTCAGGTGGTCGGTGACCTTCACAGTGCGTTTATGGTGTGATGGTTGCCTGAAGGGTGAAACTTGCAGCGCCGGGGCCGAAGTTGGCAATCGCGATAAAGTATGTGCCGGCGCGTAGCGGTGGTGAGCTGAACGGCGTGATCACGATAGTTTCGTTGCCGGTGACGCCGTCTGCGCGATAGTCAGCAACGGCTTGACCATTCTGGATGGCGATGCGTTGACCAAAGCGCACAAACAGGTCTACGTCCTGATTGCCATTCAAGCGAACGGTCAGTTGCGTCGCGCCAGTGGGAACCTGAATCGTGTATTGGGTGTCGCCAAGCCGGCCCTGCCCCGGTTGCGGAGCCGGAATGGTGCCCGTGACCGGCACACCGGAGACCAGCGCAATCGTATCGCCGCCGGTTGATCCGCCGGTGACCGTAGCCGTCAATGTGAACGACGCAGCGCCAGGACCGAAATTGGCGATGGCAATGAAGTATGTGCCTGAACGAAGCGGAGGCGATGTGGTTGGCGTAATCGTGATAGTTTCATTGCCCGTCGGAGACTCAGAGCGGAAATCAGCTACTGCTCGACCGCCTTGAATGGTGATCATCTGACCAAAACGAACATACAGATCCACGTCCTGATTTCCCGTCAATGTGACAGTCAGTTGAGTCGCGCCGGTTGGCACCTCAATGGTGTATTGCGTTGGGCCAAGAACGCCGCCGCCTGGCGGTGGCGCTGGGATCGTCCCCGTGACCGGCACGCCCGATGTCAGTTGAGTACCGCCGCCTGGCGGTCCGCCTGTGACTGCGTTGAGAGCTGCCAGCATATCAACACGGCCACGACCATCCCAATTGGGACCAGCGTCGGGCGAGTCATTAGGATCATCAGGCAGGTCCACGGTCGTCGTTTGAATGATGGTGGCAACCTGGTCGTTGGTGAGGGAACGGTTGAGCGCACGGGCGCGTGAGATGATCAAAGCTGCCAAGCCGGCCACCAGCGGCCCAGAGAACGATGTACCGCCAGAAATATCGTAGGTCGGCTCACCGGCTGGACCCTCGCCGTTGAGTTGATCGGCGCGCGTCAAGAACGTTGTGCTGGCGACAATGCCCGGCGCGACAACATCAACGGCTCGTGGCCCGAATTGAGAGAACGCCGCGCGTCCATTGATATCCGGCGGGATGCGAAGGGGGAAGTCGCCGCCGTAGTCTGAAGCGCCCACCGAAATGACGTTTTCATACGAGGCAGGATAGTTGGGTTGCGGTGAGTTGTCATTGCCTGCCGAGGCAACGATCACAGCGCCACGTGAGTGGGCAAACTGAACAGCCATTTGCTGGGTCTGGGTTGGTTGTTCGCTTCCCAGACTGAGGTTGATCACCGCGGCGCCGTTGCTGGCTGCATAGGTGATTGCGTCAGCAATGTCTTGTGTGCTGGCGCCGCCGTCGTCGGTGAATACTTTTAAGGCCATGATACGGCAGCTCCAGGTCGTGCCGGCGATACCGACAGCATCATTGCCACGCGCGGCGACGATGCCGGCTACGAAGGTTCCATGGGTGGCGGCATCATCGGCGGCGCCGTTGCCGTCTTCATCAAGCCCGTCGCCGATGTCAGGATTGGGATCGTTGTCAGGTCGTGAAATCAGCGGAAGATTGCCGCGAAAGTCCCAGCCGACGATGTCATCCACAAATCCATTGCGGTCGTCATCAACGCCGTTGTTAGCAATTTCATTAGGATTTCGCCAGATGTTAGGCGCGAGGTCCGGGTGATTGAGCAGAACCCCTGAATCAATCACGGCCACCACGACGTCCTGCCGTCCGGTCGTAATGTCCCACGCTGCTTCGCCGTTGACGTTGCGATTCGACCCGACGCCGTTGTAGACCCAACGTTGCAAACTGTTGGGATACGTGTTGCCTTGAAATTGCAAATTCGAGTACAGCGGATCATTCGGCGTGATGTGAAGGTAGTGGTAGTAATTCGGCTCGGCGAATTCAACGGCCGGCTCGTTGGCCAGGGCAGCGGCCACTTGGCGCACGTCCTGGTCTATAGGAATTTGGTATCGGTAGATATCCAATGTCCAGTTGTGCGAACCCTGAGTGAGTTGATACATCCGTTCGATCTCTTGCTTGGCGGCACGTTTGGCAGATGGCCGGTACTTAACCAGTACTTCGCCGGGAACAAATTCGGGACGTTCAGTCGTGTTCATCTGAATGCGCAGTGGACGGTGAGGTGCAAATGGGGCCGCTGCTGATGCCACATGGGCAGGCACGAACAGTCCTTGCAATACAACGAAACCCATCAACATGAGACTCAACCAACGACGAACTCGAATACGATTGGCGCAATTTGTTAGCCTTGACATGAGCAAATTTCTATTCATCACGTTAACCTCCTGTGGGCTGTGCAAAATCAGGTAAATTTTTGCGCAGTGATTTTAGGGGCGGTTGCTGTTTCCGTCAAGCAGCGCGACCGGTATCTGGGTTTTCTCAGCCACTCTTGAAGTGGCCGAAGACTTATCGCTGTTTCCCTCAAGCAGCGTGATCGGTATCTGGTGTATCTGTGCCCACCGTGGCGCTACGATGATTTCAACTGGCGAGGTCCGGATTGGACCAAGGGGAGTGAACACTTTCGCGGCCATGCTACTGACCAGTGCGATGGGTCGCTATCCGAAGCTGCTCTCGGTCGGAGAGAGGCAGCCTCCACGCTCGCGCCTTTTCAAACGCCATCCGCTTGCGGGGCAATTTGCTTGATAGCTCTCGGGCATGACCTATGCTAGAATGAGGGCCGAGGTACGAACCATGATCTGTCATCAATGTGGTCATGAAATAGCAATCACCTGGGTGCCCGGACGACTTGATACGTGTTCAGCGTGCTCGGCCTATCTGCATTGTTGTCTGAACTGTCGGTTTTACGAGCCGACGCTGTCTAGTGGCTGTCAGGAGCCGCAGGCTGAGTATGTTCAGGATAAAGCAGCGGGCAACTACTGTGAATTTTTCCAACCGGGAACGAAGGTCGAAGTCCGTCGCCGCGAAGCGCAGGCGGAAGAGGCGCGGCGCGCGTTTGAAGATTTGTTTCGGTGAAAGCCGGATGATGGCTATGGTCACGCTTGATGGTCGGTCGTTGACACTCGACGATGTAGCTGCTGTTGCTTGGAACAACGAGCCGGTTGAGCTGAGCGCCGAAGCCGTGGAGAGGATGCTGGCGTCTCGGCGCGTCATCGAAATGATCCTTGCCCAAGGGCGCGTCGTCTACGGAGTCAACACGGGCTTCGGCAAACTCGCTACGGTGACCATCCCGTCGGATCAGATTGAACAGTTGCAACTGAATCTGGTGCGTAGTCATTGTTGCGGCGTTGGCGAACCATTATCTGAAGCCGAAACGCGAGCCATGCTGCTGATGCGCGCCAATGTGCTTGCCAAAGGGTTTTCGGGTGTGCGGCCGTGCGTGGCTGAGACGCTGGTCGCCATGCTCAATCACGGCATCCATCCTGTGATTCCGTGCAAAGGGTCTGTTGGCGCCAGTGGCGACCTCGCTCCACTGGCTCATCTGGCATTGAGCGCGATTGGCGAAGGTGACGTGATCTTCAAAGGGCGACGGATGTCGGCGCAAGAGGCGATGCGTCAGGCTGGCGTCGAGCCGTTGAAACTCCAGGCGAAAGAAGGGCTGGCGTTGCTCAATGGCACGCAGGCGATGACGGCGGTCGGCGGGCTGGCATTGTGTCGTTTCAAGCG is a window of Blastocatellia bacterium DNA encoding:
- a CDS encoding YihY/virulence factor BrkB family protein; the protein is MSLKHGAQEVATVIRRSIPTHRLVGKTFVEFLKNHLPSSAAAISYFVMLALFPLLFLVIDLGNRFPSLSHIRNYALEMLILMVPKGAQDSLVEYLLSVPRPSSGEIITCVVILLWAASWACSIIEQATSRIWRIPCRPFLHGRLVSLALMIGVGGLLFASAMATAVLAVIHAEASKINPVIAANGTMWRVLFGVVGLLLTTSLFALVYKVMPNTRVTLRETIPGAITAGFLYELAKYLFAWFLAEVPYEGLYGSLATVLAALTWIYISNLLMLFGAQMTALLHCDYLLEPLRDGAQAPSHRQAVTVISSQESV
- a CDS encoding S8 family serine peptidase, whose amino-acid sequence is MNRNLLMSRLTNCANRIRVRRWLSLMLMGFVVLQGLFVPAHVASAAAPFAPHRPLRIQMNTTERPEFVPGEVLVKYRPSAKRAAKQEIERMYQLTQGSHNWTLDIYRYQIPIDQDVRQVAAALANEPAVEFAEPNYYHYLHITPNDPLYSNLQFQGNTYPNSLQRWVYNGVGSNRNVNGEAAWDITTGRQDVVVAVIDSGVLLNHPDLAPNIWRNPNEIANNGVDDDRNGFVDDIVGWDFRGNLPLISRPDNDPNPDIGDGLDEDGNGAADDAATHGTFVAGIVAARGNDAVGIAGTTWSCRIMALKVFTDDGGASTQDIADAITYAASNGAAVINLSLGSEQPTQTQQMAVQFAHSRGAVIVASAGNDNSPQPNYPASYENVISVGASDYGGDFPLRIPPDINGRAAFSQFGPRAVDVVAPGIVASTTFLTRADQLNGEGPAGEPTYDISGGTSFSGPLVAGLAALIISRARALNRSLTNDQVATIIQTTTVDLPDDPNDSPDAGPNWDGRGRVDMLAALNAVTGGPPGGGTQLTSGVPVTGTIPAPPPGGGVLGPTQYTIEVPTGATQLTVTLTGNQDVDLYVRFGQMITIQGGRAVADFRSESPTGNETITITPTTSPPLRSGTYFIAIANFGPGAASFTLTATVTGGSTGGDTIALVSGVPVTGTIPAPQPGQGRLGDTQYTIQVPTGATQLTVRLNGNQDVDLFVRFGQRIAIQNGQAVADYRADGVTGNETIVITPFSSPPLRAGTYFIAIANFGPGAASFTLQATITP